The following proteins are co-located in the Pararge aegeria chromosome 3, ilParAegt1.1, whole genome shotgun sequence genome:
- the LOC120637263 gene encoding uncharacterized protein LOC120637263 isoform X1, producing the protein MSQTFIKSTSAYYNVDYQYTSIQNKDNDGGKMQGSQRVVMFCLLTTVLPAILIISPLYLRNIRYADVMYKVSDSDVIQIHKGQSSIFCEKHSIKMNSSFNAFQMKGKPKLASKKRHIRLRKSMTLPDDTLEYWGFYLFAGSTVELKACSRYDGSKILVVKGDKIFDTCGILESKYKRDPLVVENHGHVSVTLENPKDKKREIIEDNYNNNKLWLGDIPGSKVITKHKRDVVPPPLHNPNTVLDAGVNHGGNALNNSIGPAEDKSVSSFESGLYECYNDNILMNDFFPYSIQCNNTKYLEDIKTLKVVHEVMSDGYYYYIFYSDNDFVNNDIHAIFDIFKPTFQYSNISNSKMCLNRTECVFAVEMFSDELVIVEVPTKDGLNNNDDNVFILTSVCHPRVSVYIFFPVSVLLLILVFAFL; encoded by the coding sequence ATGGAGGCAAAATGCAAGGAAGTCAAAGGGTTGTTATGTTCTGCCTGCTAACAACTGTATTGCctgcaattttaataatttcaccaTTATACCTCAGAAACATAAGATATGCTGATGTAATGTATAAAGTGTCAGACTCTGATGTAATACAGATTCATAAAGGACAGTCATCAATATTTTGTGAAAAACATTCCATTAAAATGAACAGCAGTTTTAATGCATTCCAAATGAAGGGGAAACCTAAATTAGCTAGTAAAAAAAGACATATAAGGTTAAGAAAATCGATGACCTTACCTGATGACACTCTAGAGTATTGGGGATTCTATCTTTTTGCAGGATCTACTGTAGAGTTAAAAGCTTGTTCTAGATATGATGGTTCAAAAATATTGGTTGTGAAAGGTGATAAGATATTTGATACTTGTGGAATTTTAGAAAGTAAATACAAAAGAGATCCTTTGGTAGTTGAAAACCATGGACATGTTTCAGTAACATTAGAAAATCCTAAAGACAAAAAGAGAGAAATAATCGAAgacaactataataataataaattatggttAGGTGATATACCTGGAAGTAAAGTGATAACTAAACATAAACGAGATGTTGTACCTCCGCCTTTGCACAACCCTAATACTGTTTTAGATGCTGGAGTAAATCACGGAGGAAATGCACTCAACAACTCTATAGGGCCAGCAGAAGATAAATCTGTATCAAGTTTTGAATCTGGTTTATATGAATGCTACAATGATAATATACTAATGAATGATTTTTTCCCTTATTCCATACAATGtaacaatacaaaatatttagaaGACATAAAAACACTGAAAGTAGTTCATGAAGTGATGTCAGatggatattattattatatattttatagtgatAATGATTTTGTTAATAATGATATTCATGCAATTTTTGATATCTTCAAACCAACATTCCAATACTCTAATATATCTAACTCCAAAATGTGTCTCAACAGGACAGAATGTGTATTTGCTGTAGAAATGTTTAGTGATGAATTAGTAATAGTTGAGGTTCCTACAAAGGatggtttaaataataatgatgataatgtttttaTACTTACATCTGTGTGCCATCCTCGTGTGTCTGTATATATTTTCTTCCCAGTATCTGTCCTGTTGCTAATTCTagtttttgcatttttatga
- the LOC120637263 gene encoding uncharacterized protein LOC120637263 isoform X2, with product MQGSQRVVMFCLLTTVLPAILIISPLYLRNIRYADVMYKVSDSDVIQIHKGQSSIFCEKHSIKMNSSFNAFQMKGKPKLASKKRHIRLRKSMTLPDDTLEYWGFYLFAGSTVELKACSRYDGSKILVVKGDKIFDTCGILESKYKRDPLVVENHGHVSVTLENPKDKKREIIEDNYNNNKLWLGDIPGSKVITKHKRDVVPPPLHNPNTVLDAGVNHGGNALNNSIGPAEDKSVSSFESGLYECYNDNILMNDFFPYSIQCNNTKYLEDIKTLKVVHEVMSDGYYYYIFYSDNDFVNNDIHAIFDIFKPTFQYSNISNSKMCLNRTECVFAVEMFSDELVIVEVPTKDGLNNNDDNVFILTSVCHPRVSVYIFFPVSVLLLILVFAFL from the coding sequence ATGCAAGGAAGTCAAAGGGTTGTTATGTTCTGCCTGCTAACAACTGTATTGCctgcaattttaataatttcaccaTTATACCTCAGAAACATAAGATATGCTGATGTAATGTATAAAGTGTCAGACTCTGATGTAATACAGATTCATAAAGGACAGTCATCAATATTTTGTGAAAAACATTCCATTAAAATGAACAGCAGTTTTAATGCATTCCAAATGAAGGGGAAACCTAAATTAGCTAGTAAAAAAAGACATATAAGGTTAAGAAAATCGATGACCTTACCTGATGACACTCTAGAGTATTGGGGATTCTATCTTTTTGCAGGATCTACTGTAGAGTTAAAAGCTTGTTCTAGATATGATGGTTCAAAAATATTGGTTGTGAAAGGTGATAAGATATTTGATACTTGTGGAATTTTAGAAAGTAAATACAAAAGAGATCCTTTGGTAGTTGAAAACCATGGACATGTTTCAGTAACATTAGAAAATCCTAAAGACAAAAAGAGAGAAATAATCGAAgacaactataataataataaattatggttAGGTGATATACCTGGAAGTAAAGTGATAACTAAACATAAACGAGATGTTGTACCTCCGCCTTTGCACAACCCTAATACTGTTTTAGATGCTGGAGTAAATCACGGAGGAAATGCACTCAACAACTCTATAGGGCCAGCAGAAGATAAATCTGTATCAAGTTTTGAATCTGGTTTATATGAATGCTACAATGATAATATACTAATGAATGATTTTTTCCCTTATTCCATACAATGtaacaatacaaaatatttagaaGACATAAAAACACTGAAAGTAGTTCATGAAGTGATGTCAGatggatattattattatatattttatagtgatAATGATTTTGTTAATAATGATATTCATGCAATTTTTGATATCTTCAAACCAACATTCCAATACTCTAATATATCTAACTCCAAAATGTGTCTCAACAGGACAGAATGTGTATTTGCTGTAGAAATGTTTAGTGATGAATTAGTAATAGTTGAGGTTCCTACAAAGGatggtttaaataataatgatgataatgtttttaTACTTACATCTGTGTGCCATCCTCGTGTGTCTGTATATATTTTCTTCCCAGTATCTGTCCTGTTGCTAATTCTagtttttgcatttttatga